In the genome of Mesorhizobium sp. NBSH29, the window TCGGGTGTCACGGGCAAGTTCGGCAATCTGCCTTGCAGTCTCGGGATCATCGCTCATGGGAATTGCCTAAATTGAACTGTCGTGGAAATCATCGCCTTGCGGAAGGGCCCGTTGCGCGGCAAGGATGGCACGCGGCGGCGTGCCAGTCGCTTCGGCAAAGCGCAGTAATGTCGGCTCATGCGCGGCGATGAATTGGAGAACTCCGGCGAGAAATCCCGGTTCCAGCGCTGCAGCGCGTATGGAGCTCACCTCGATGCCGGTCAGCGCAAGGAAGCGCGGCAGCAGTTCTGGGTCTGCCGCAATAAAACCCAATGCCGCGATGGCAACAGCCTCAGCATCGGATGGCGTGGTGGTGTCTTTAAGCATAATGGTGTCCTGCAACGATAAATTCCACTTTCAGCGCGTTGTCATTGAAAGTCGACAGGTTACGCAACGCACTTAAGTAGATATGCTAAAAAAGCGAGATCGGTTTCCGTTTCGTCAATCATCTATCATTATCGTCCGCATCAAGATTCGTATGTCGGGATTGGTGTAGGCGGT includes:
- a CDS encoding DUF3572 domain-containing protein, with translation MLKDTTTPSDAEAVAIAALGFIAADPELLPRFLALTGIEVSSIRAAALEPGFLAGVLQFIAAHEPTLLRFAEATGTPPRAILAAQRALPQGDDFHDSSI